One Marinibacterium anthonyi genomic region harbors:
- the metZ gene encoding O-succinylhomoserine sulfhydrylase, which translates to MSDTWNKRTRAVHGGTKRSQFGELSEAIFLTQGFAYDSAEQAEARFQKVGEDEFIYARYGNPTVAMFEQRIAALEGTEDAFATASGMAAVNAALTSLLKSGDHVVSAKALFGSCLYILEDILGRYGVDVTFVDGADLDAWRAAVRDDTKAVFFESVANPTLEMVDIAAVSEIAHAKGALVIVDNVFSTPTFSKAVDLGADVIVYSATKHIDGQGRTLGGVILGTREFIRKTAEPYLKHTGAAMSPFTAWVMLKGLETMDLRVRAQADTALKLAQALEGHAALDRVIFPGLAAHPQHDLMLRQMGQGGTVLSFDVKGGQEAAFKMLNALEIVKISNNLGDAKSIITHPATTTHQRLSQEQKDDLGITPGLLRLSVGLEDPDDLIGDVTTALAAI; encoded by the coding sequence ATGAGCGATACCTGGAACAAACGCACGCGCGCCGTCCATGGCGGGACGAAACGCAGCCAGTTCGGCGAACTGAGCGAAGCCATTTTCCTCACGCAGGGCTTTGCCTACGACAGCGCCGAACAGGCCGAAGCCCGCTTTCAGAAGGTGGGCGAGGACGAATTCATCTATGCCCGCTACGGCAACCCGACCGTGGCCATGTTCGAACAGCGCATCGCCGCGCTGGAAGGCACCGAAGACGCCTTTGCCACCGCCTCTGGCATGGCCGCTGTCAACGCCGCGCTGACCTCGCTGCTGAAATCCGGCGATCACGTGGTGTCCGCCAAGGCGCTGTTCGGGTCCTGCCTCTACATCCTCGAAGACATCCTGGGCCGCTACGGCGTCGACGTCACCTTTGTCGACGGCGCCGACCTGGACGCCTGGCGCGCCGCCGTGCGCGACGACACCAAGGCGGTGTTCTTCGAATCCGTCGCCAACCCGACGCTGGAAATGGTCGACATCGCCGCCGTGTCCGAGATTGCGCATGCCAAGGGCGCGCTGGTCATCGTCGACAACGTGTTCTCCACCCCCACCTTCTCCAAGGCGGTGGATCTGGGCGCCGACGTCATCGTCTATTCCGCGACCAAGCATATCGACGGCCAGGGCCGGACCCTGGGCGGCGTGATCCTGGGGACCCGCGAATTCATCCGCAAGACGGCCGAACCCTACCTCAAGCACACCGGCGCCGCGATGAGCCCGTTCACCGCCTGGGTGATGCTGAAAGGCCTGGAAACCATGGACCTGCGCGTGCGCGCCCAGGCCGACACCGCGCTGAAACTGGCGCAGGCGCTGGAAGGCCACGCGGCGCTGGACCGCGTGATCTTTCCGGGCCTCGCGGCGCATCCCCAGCACGACCTGATGCTGCGCCAGATGGGGCAGGGGGGCACGGTGTTGTCCTTCGACGTCAAGGGTGGCCAGGAAGCCGCCTTCAAGATGCTCAACGCGTTGGAAATCGTAAAGATTTCCAACAACCTGGGCGACGCCAAGTCGATCATCACCCATCCCGCGACCACCACGCACCAGCGCCTGTCGCAGGAACAGAAGGACGATCTGGGCATCACCCCGGGCCTGCTGCGCCTGTCGGTCGGCCTGGAAGACCCCGACGACCTGATCGGCGACGTCACGACCGCCCTGGCGGCAATTTGA
- the xseA gene encoding Exodeoxyribonuclease 7 large subunit yields MVIPMSDLFEDPAGDDAGKAPGFGDDAGNAPEFTVSELSGAVKRAIEGEFGHVRVRGEVGRVSRPRSGHVYLDLKDDRSVIAGIMWKGVASRLTTQPEEGMEVIATGRLTTFPGQSKYQIVIEDIRPAGVGALMAMLEKRKAALAAEGLFDAARKRPLPFLPEVIGVITSPSGAVIRDILHRLRDRFPRKVLLWPVVVQGDRCAPDVVRAIEGFNSLTPGGALPRPDLLIVARGGGSVEDLWGFNEESVVRAAAASQIPLISAVGHETDTTLIDYASDKRAPTPTAAAELAVPVRLELVAWTDDQGARLTRALGTAITQRRQRLTDLSRALPRPDALLDAPRQRLDILSDKLPYALKAGIQRRRLALSDTSGSLRPAALRRLIAGQRDTLDRLSARLLPALDRATRQRRADFDHRAARLQPRRLKSEHEAAARDFRRFSDRLSAAALSQIADWRRRIDTADRLRETLGYRATLARGYAVVRSGDGIVTTTQAAARASSLEIEFADGRFTPGFATAPKPAAKPAPKSKTSEPSDQGSLF; encoded by the coding sequence ATGGTCATCCCCATGTCCGATCTCTTCGAAGACCCCGCCGGCGACGACGCCGGCAAAGCCCCAGGATTCGGCGACGACGCCGGCAATGCCCCCGAATTCACCGTCTCCGAGCTTTCGGGGGCGGTCAAACGCGCCATCGAGGGCGAATTCGGCCATGTCCGCGTGCGCGGCGAAGTCGGCCGCGTCAGCCGGCCCCGGTCCGGCCATGTCTACCTCGATCTCAAGGACGACCGCTCCGTCATCGCCGGGATCATGTGGAAAGGCGTGGCATCGCGCCTGACCACCCAGCCCGAAGAAGGGATGGAGGTCATCGCCACCGGCCGCCTGACCACCTTCCCGGGCCAGTCCAAGTACCAGATCGTCATCGAAGACATCCGCCCGGCGGGCGTCGGCGCGCTGATGGCAATGCTGGAAAAACGCAAGGCGGCGCTGGCGGCCGAAGGGCTGTTCGACGCCGCCCGCAAACGCCCGCTTCCTTTCCTTCCCGAGGTGATCGGCGTGATTACATCGCCCTCGGGCGCGGTGATCCGCGACATCCTCCACCGCCTACGCGACCGGTTTCCGCGCAAGGTGCTGCTGTGGCCGGTGGTGGTGCAGGGCGACAGATGCGCGCCCGACGTGGTCCGCGCCATCGAAGGGTTCAACAGCCTGACCCCCGGCGGCGCGCTGCCCCGGCCCGACCTGCTGATCGTCGCCCGCGGCGGCGGCTCGGTCGAAGACCTGTGGGGGTTCAACGAGGAAAGCGTCGTGCGCGCGGCGGCGGCCTCGCAGATCCCCCTGATCTCGGCGGTGGGGCACGAAACCGATACGACGCTGATCGATTATGCGTCAGACAAGCGCGCCCCGACGCCCACGGCTGCGGCGGAACTTGCGGTCCCGGTGCGGCTGGAACTCGTGGCCTGGACCGATGATCAGGGCGCCCGGCTGACCCGCGCGCTTGGCACGGCCATCACCCAGCGCCGCCAGCGCCTCACCGATCTCTCCCGCGCCCTGCCACGCCCCGATGCGCTGCTGGACGCCCCGCGCCAGCGACTCGACATCCTGTCAGACAAGCTCCCCTACGCCCTGAAAGCCGGCATCCAGCGCCGCCGCCTCGCACTCAGCGACACATCGGGCAGCCTCCGCCCGGCCGCCCTGCGCCGGCTCATCGCCGGCCAACGCGACACGCTCGACCGCCTGTCGGCCCGCCTGCTGCCCGCGCTCGACCGCGCCACCCGCCAGCGCCGGGCCGACTTCGACCACCGCGCCGCCCGCCTGCAACCCCGCCGGCTCAAATCCGAACACGAAGCCGCCGCCCGAGACTTCCGGCGCTTCTCCGACCGCCTTTCCGCCGCGGCCCTGTCCCAGATCGCCGACTGGCGCCGCCGCATCGACACCGCCGACCGCCTGCGCGAAACGCTCGGCTACCGCGCCACGCTCGCACGCGGCTACGCGGTGGTGCGTTCGGGTGACGGGATCGTCACCACGACCCAAGCCGCCGCCCGCGCGTCCTCGCTCGAGATCGAATTCGCCGATGGCCGTTTCACGCCCGGTTTCGCGACAGCGCCCAAGCCCGCCGCGAAACCAGCCCCGAAATCGAAAACGTCTGAGCCCTCAGACCAGGGATCGCTGTTCTGA
- the yciB gene encoding Intracellular septation protein, which yields MAETQEKHINPILKQVLELGPTIAFFLIYLRLKEQTFTWGGTDYSGFIVATILFVPILLIAMGILWKLTGTLSRLQIFTAIIVIFFGGLTAYFNDERFFKMKTTIVYGVFATLLGIGLLQGKSYLAYILNEMMPMKEQGWMILTRRLFVVFLVLGIGNEIVWRTMSTDAWVKIETFGFPILLFGFLWWQIIALQRYLILPPEEQK from the coding sequence ATGGCCGAAACGCAGGAAAAACACATCAACCCGATCCTCAAGCAGGTTCTGGAACTGGGCCCTACAATTGCCTTCTTCCTGATCTACCTGCGCCTGAAGGAACAGACCTTCACCTGGGGCGGGACCGATTATTCCGGCTTCATCGTCGCCACGATCCTGTTCGTGCCGATCCTGCTGATCGCCATGGGCATCCTGTGGAAACTGACCGGCACGCTGTCGCGCCTGCAGATCTTCACCGCGATCATCGTGATCTTCTTCGGCGGGCTGACGGCCTATTTCAACGACGAACGGTTCTTCAAGATGAAGACCACCATCGTGTACGGCGTCTTCGCGACCCTGCTGGGCATCGGCCTGCTGCAGGGTAAATCCTACCTCGCCTACATCCTGAACGAGATGATGCCGATGAAGGAACAAGGCTGGATGATCCTGACCCGGCGGCTGTTCGTCGTGTTCCTGGTCCTTGGCATCGGCAATGAAATCGTTTGGCGGACCATGTCGACCGACGCCTGGGTCAAGATCGAAACCTTCGGCTTCCCGATCCTGCTGTTCGGCTTCCTGTGGTGGCAGATTATCGCGCTGCAACGGTACCTGATCCTTCCGCCCGAAGAGCAGAAGTAA
- the nqo1_1 gene encoding NADH-quinone oxidoreductase subunit 1 translates to MARDERDGQGGGKGQGDDRGKGVWKSGKGKGRGTPKGRQLDDDAWAQVRALLGDRPRRRDLLIEFLHLVQDRYGCLSAGHLRALAEELRLSMAEVHEVATFYAHFDVVKEGEAPPPALTIRVCESLSCELEGAQQLRVALQDGLDPARVRILRAPCMGRCDTAPVLEVGHNHIDHATPDKVHAAIAANDTHAHVPEYETLVAYRAGGGYETLTRLRKSGDWEEVQDTILKAGLRGLGGAGFPSGRKWGFVRHNPGPRYLAVNGDEGEPGTFKDRFYLERQPHLFLEGMLIAAWAVEAQTCFIYMRDEYPAVLDILRREIAALEDAGIVARGYIDLRRGAGAYICGEESAMIESIEGKRGMPRHRPPFVAQVGIFGRPTLVHNVETLKWVARILREGPQIFTDVQRNGRTGLRSYSISGRVKRPGVHLLPAGSTILDLIDAAGGMRDGHTFKAYQPGGPSAGLLPARLDDVPMDFDELQAHGTFIGSAAVVILSDQDSARAAALNMLRFFEDESCGQCTPCRVGCEKAVKLMQADHWDQPLLEALCTTMADASICGLGQAAPNPIRLTMTHFPDEV, encoded by the coding sequence ATGGCACGCGACGAGCGCGACGGGCAGGGCGGCGGCAAGGGGCAGGGCGACGACAGGGGCAAGGGCGTCTGGAAATCGGGCAAGGGCAAGGGGCGTGGCACGCCCAAGGGCCGCCAGCTTGACGATGACGCCTGGGCACAGGTCCGGGCGCTGCTGGGCGACCGACCGCGCCGGCGCGACCTGCTGATCGAATTCCTGCACCTGGTCCAGGACCGGTATGGCTGTCTGTCGGCCGGGCATCTGCGCGCGCTGGCCGAGGAACTGCGCCTGTCCATGGCCGAGGTCCACGAGGTCGCGACCTTCTACGCCCATTTCGACGTGGTGAAGGAAGGCGAGGCGCCGCCGCCGGCTTTGACCATCCGGGTTTGCGAGTCCCTCTCCTGCGAACTGGAGGGCGCCCAACAGCTCAGGGTCGCGCTGCAAGACGGGCTCGACCCCGCCCGGGTCCGTATCCTGCGCGCGCCCTGCATGGGCCGTTGCGACACCGCCCCGGTGCTTGAGGTCGGGCACAACCACATCGACCACGCCACGCCGGACAAGGTGCACGCGGCCATTGCCGCCAATGACACCCATGCGCATGTGCCGGAGTACGAAACGCTCGTCGCCTACCGCGCCGGCGGCGGGTACGAGACGCTGACGCGCCTGCGCAAAAGCGGCGACTGGGAGGAGGTGCAGGACACGATCCTCAAGGCCGGGCTGCGCGGCCTTGGCGGCGCGGGCTTCCCGTCGGGGCGCAAATGGGGCTTCGTGCGCCACAACCCCGGTCCCCGCTACCTGGCCGTCAACGGGGACGAGGGCGAGCCCGGCACGTTCAAGGACCGCTTCTACCTGGAACGCCAGCCGCATTTGTTCCTTGAAGGCATGCTGATCGCCGCCTGGGCGGTCGAGGCGCAGACCTGCTTCATCTACATGCGCGACGAATACCCGGCCGTGCTGGACATCCTGCGCCGGGAGATCGCCGCGCTTGAGGACGCCGGGATCGTCGCCAGGGGGTACATCGACCTGCGCCGAGGGGCAGGGGCCTATATCTGCGGCGAGGAAAGCGCGATGATCGAATCGATCGAAGGCAAGCGCGGCATGCCCCGTCATCGCCCGCCCTTCGTCGCCCAGGTCGGCATCTTCGGCCGCCCCACGCTGGTCCACAATGTCGAGACGCTGAAATGGGTCGCCCGCATCCTGCGCGAGGGCCCGCAGATCTTTACCGACGTGCAGCGCAACGGGCGCACCGGCCTGCGGTCCTATTCCATCTCGGGCCGGGTCAAACGTCCCGGCGTGCACCTGCTGCCGGCCGGGTCCACCATCCTCGACCTGATCGACGCCGCCGGCGGCATGCGCGATGGCCACACCTTCAAGGCCTACCAGCCCGGTGGCCCCTCGGCCGGCCTGCTGCCCGCGCGCCTTGACGACGTGCCGATGGATTTCGACGAACTGCAGGCCCACGGCACCTTCATCGGGTCCGCCGCCGTGGTGATCCTGTCCGACCAGGACAGCGCCCGCGCCGCCGCGCTGAACATGCTGCGCTTCTTCGAGGATGAAAGTTGCGGTCAATGCACGCCCTGCCGGGTCGGATGCGAAAAGGCGGTCAAGCTGATGCAGGCCGACCATTGGGACCAGCCCTTGCTGGAGGCGCTGTGCACCACCATGGCCGATGCGTCCATCTGCGGGCTGGGCCAGGCGGCGCCGAACCCGATCCGGCTGACCATGACGCACTTCCCCGACGAGGTCTGA
- a CDS encoding phosphonate utilization associated putative membrane protein — MTQWLLSLEGTETGHDLALILALTAAFLHAVFGALQKGRHDPWLTRGAIDICLILLSLPICLFLVPRPEGWAWAILAGSLGIHFVYKLGMALAYERGAFTVVYPVVRGTGPLFTVLGAWALFGEVFAPAQWLGIAVLLAGIFGLAVYNLIHIKLNRHTLVPALWLAVGTGAMVALYTTYDAYGIRYTPSPFTFLAWFFLITAVDFPIIAFIRYRRMDNPPALKPLFTRGLIGAFVAFGSFGSVMMATRLDKVGEAAVLRETSTVFAALIGWLVLKETVGPRRIALMSLIALGAVIVELGG; from the coding sequence ATGACCCAATGGCTTCTCAGCCTCGAAGGCACCGAAACCGGGCACGACCTGGCCCTGATCCTCGCGCTTACCGCCGCCTTCCTGCACGCCGTCTTCGGCGCCCTGCAAAAAGGCCGGCACGACCCCTGGCTGACACGGGGCGCCATCGATATCTGCCTGATCCTGCTGTCGCTGCCGATCTGCCTCTTCCTTGTCCCGCGCCCCGAAGGCTGGGCCTGGGCGATCCTGGCGGGCTCGCTGGGGATCCACTTCGTCTACAAGCTCGGCATGGCGCTGGCCTATGAACGGGGCGCCTTTACCGTCGTCTACCCGGTGGTGCGCGGCACCGGCCCGCTGTTCACCGTGCTGGGCGCCTGGGCCCTGTTCGGAGAGGTCTTCGCCCCCGCCCAATGGCTTGGCATCGCGGTGCTGCTGGCGGGCATCTTCGGGCTGGCGGTCTACAACCTCATCCACATCAAACTGAACCGCCACACGCTGGTGCCGGCGCTGTGGCTGGCGGTCGGCACCGGGGCGATGGTGGCGCTGTACACCACCTACGACGCCTACGGCATCCGCTACACGCCCTCTCCCTTCACCTTCCTCGCCTGGTTCTTCCTGATCACGGCAGTCGACTTCCCGATCATCGCCTTCATCCGCTATCGCCGGATGGACAACCCGCCCGCGCTGAAACCGCTGTTCACCCGCGGCCTGATCGGCGCCTTCGTCGCGTTCGGCAGCTTCGGGTCCGTCATGATGGCCACGCGGCTGGACAAGGTCGGCGAAGCCGCCGTCCTGCGCGAGACATCGACCGTATTCGCGGCACTGATCGGCTGGCTGGTGCTGAAGGAAACCGTCGGACCCCGCCGCATCGCGCTCATGAGCTTGATCGCGCTGGGGGCCGTGATAGTGGAACTGGGCGGATAA
- the ftsY gene encoding Signal recognition particle receptor FtsY — translation MAFFSKLKDRLFKSSSKLGEGLDAIVEDGADAPAALQPPETASETAPEPQAPIAPDPVGEPAARPVTPAPAADPTPVADTAAAPEEQGGPGLLGRLFKAESAAPRRTLDDDMLEQLEELLISADMGVDTALRVTANIAEGRYGKRVSTEEIKRLLAAEIARIMDPVARPMPLYPKRPQVVLVVGVNGSGKTTTIGKLASQFRAAGKSVVIAAGDTFRAAAVEQLQVWGDRAGVPVLTAPEGSDPASLAFDAMTKAEADGADLLMIDTAGRLQNRADLMEELAKIVRVIRKKDPDAPHNTLLVLDATTGQNALSQVETFKSMADVTGLVMTKLDGTARGGVLVALADRFGLPIHAIGVGEQIDDLAPFDPEDFAAALTGLGR, via the coding sequence ATGGCATTTTTCTCGAAACTCAAGGACCGGCTGTTCAAATCCTCCTCCAAGCTCGGGGAAGGGCTGGACGCGATTGTCGAAGACGGCGCCGACGCGCCCGCCGCGCTCCAGCCGCCCGAAACCGCATCCGAAACCGCACCCGAACCGCAGGCCCCCATCGCGCCCGATCCCGTCGGCGAACCCGCCGCCCGACCCGTCACTCCGGCCCCTGCGGCCGACCCGACGCCCGTTGCGGACACCGCCGCCGCGCCGGAGGAACAGGGCGGCCCGGGTCTCCTTGGCCGTCTCTTCAAGGCAGAGTCCGCCGCCCCCCGCCGCACCCTTGACGACGACATGCTCGAACAGCTCGAAGAACTGCTGATCAGCGCCGACATGGGCGTCGACACCGCCCTGCGCGTCACCGCCAACATCGCCGAAGGCCGCTATGGCAAGCGCGTCTCGACCGAGGAGATAAAGCGTCTCCTTGCCGCGGAAATCGCCCGCATCATGGATCCCGTCGCCCGCCCCATGCCGCTGTATCCCAAGCGCCCGCAAGTGGTGCTGGTGGTGGGCGTCAACGGATCGGGCAAGACGACGACCATCGGCAAGCTCGCCAGCCAGTTCCGCGCCGCCGGCAAATCCGTGGTCATCGCCGCCGGCGACACGTTCCGCGCGGCCGCCGTCGAACAGCTTCAGGTCTGGGGCGACCGCGCCGGCGTGCCGGTGCTGACCGCGCCCGAAGGGTCGGACCCCGCCAGCCTCGCCTTCGACGCCATGACCAAGGCCGAAGCCGACGGCGCCGACCTGCTGATGATCGACACCGCAGGCCGGCTGCAGAACCGCGCCGACCTGATGGAGGAACTGGCCAAGATCGTCCGCGTCATCCGCAAGAAGGACCCCGACGCCCCCCACAACACCCTGCTGGTGCTGGACGCCACCACCGGCCAGAACGCGCTGTCCCAGGTGGAAACCTTCAAATCCATGGCCGATGTCACCGGCCTGGTGATGACCAAGCTCGACGGCACCGCGCGCGGCGGCGTTCTGGTCGCGCTGGCCGACAGGTTCGGCCTGCCGATCCACGCCATCGGCGTCGGCGAACAGATCGACGACCTTGCCCCCTTCGACCCCGAAGACTTCGCCGCCGCCCTCACAGGTCTTGGCCGCTGA
- the yraA gene encoding Putative cysteine protease YraA, translating into MSHLDGKKIAILATHGFEQSELETPRDRLREAGATVHVIAPEAGEIRGWKGDDWGRPVPVDRVLSDVSADDYNALVLPGGQINPDLLRVNEDALDFIKAIFNAGKPLGAICHAPWLLIETGIAKDRAITSYTSIATDVKNAGGKWEDSAVVCDRALVTSRNPNDLPAFCDKMIEEIVEGRHARKAA; encoded by the coding sequence ATGTCCCATCTCGACGGTAAGAAAATCGCCATCCTCGCGACCCACGGGTTCGAGCAATCTGAACTGGAAACGCCCCGCGACCGGCTGAGAGAGGCCGGCGCCACCGTGCACGTGATCGCGCCCGAAGCGGGCGAGATCCGCGGCTGGAAAGGCGACGACTGGGGCCGCCCGGTGCCTGTCGACCGCGTGCTTTCGGATGTCTCGGCGGACGATTACAACGCGCTGGTCCTGCCGGGCGGACAGATCAACCCCGACCTGCTGCGCGTGAACGAGGACGCGCTGGACTTCATCAAGGCGATCTTCAATGCGGGCAAGCCGCTGGGGGCCATCTGTCATGCGCCCTGGCTGCTGATCGAGACCGGCATCGCCAAGGACCGCGCGATCACGTCCTACACGTCCATCGCCACCGACGTGAAGAACGCCGGCGGCAAATGGGAAGACAGCGCCGTAGTCTGCGACCGCGCCCTGGTGACCAGCCGCAATCCGAACGACCTTCCGGCGTTCTGCGACAAGATGATCGAGGAAATCGTCGAAGGCCGCCACGCGCGCAAAGCTGCCTGA
- the folE2 gene encoding GTP cyclohydrolase folE2 → MNVHAPTLDRTPETDEAQKALAVLRSWAKSASDAEISQLDPAIAALIPGAGGEQYPSFSRHYPHDFAVDANYKASLPDLQNGPSSLIKGAKEQIQHVGISNFRLPIRFHSRDNGDLTLETSVTGTVSLEADKKGINMSRIMRSFYAHAEKTFSFEVIEAALDDYKSDLESFDARIMMRFSFPTKVESLRSGLSGYQYYDIALELVESQGVRRKIMHLDYVYSSTCPCSLELSEHARSMRGQLATPHSQRSVARISVALEQDADCLWFEDLIEACRRAVPTETQVMVKREDEQAFAELNAANPIFVEDAARLFCEALQDDARIGDFRVVASHQESLHSHDAVSVLTQGTTFEAESIDPRLFASLFHVG, encoded by the coding sequence ATGAATGTACATGCCCCCACGCTTGACCGCACGCCCGAGACGGACGAGGCCCAGAAGGCCCTGGCCGTCCTGCGCAGTTGGGCCAAGTCGGCATCGGATGCCGAGATTTCTCAGCTTGATCCGGCAATCGCGGCCCTGATCCCGGGGGCTGGCGGCGAACAATATCCGTCGTTCTCGCGACACTACCCGCATGATTTCGCGGTCGACGCCAATTACAAGGCCTCGCTGCCGGACCTGCAGAACGGCCCGTCCAGCCTGATCAAGGGTGCCAAGGAACAGATCCAGCATGTCGGGATCTCGAACTTCCGGCTGCCGATTCGGTTCCATTCCCGCGACAATGGCGACCTGACGCTGGAAACATCCGTCACCGGCACCGTCAGCCTGGAAGCGGACAAGAAGGGCATCAACATGTCGCGCATCATGCGCAGCTTTTATGCCCATGCCGAAAAGACCTTCAGCTTCGAGGTGATCGAAGCGGCGCTGGATGATTACAAGTCCGACCTGGAAAGCTTTGATGCCCGGATCATGATGCGGTTCTCCTTCCCCACGAAGGTGGAAAGCCTGCGCTCGGGCCTGTCGGGCTACCAGTATTACGACATCGCGCTTGAGCTGGTCGAAAGCCAGGGCGTGCGCCGCAAGATCATGCATCTGGACTACGTCTATTCCTCGACCTGCCCCTGTTCTCTGGAACTGTCCGAACACGCGCGGTCGATGCGCGGCCAGCTTGCCACGCCGCATTCGCAGCGCTCGGTGGCGCGGATTTCCGTGGCGCTGGAACAGGATGCCGACTGCCTGTGGTTCGAGGACCTGATCGAAGCCTGCCGCCGCGCCGTCCCGACCGAGACCCAGGTCATGGTCAAGCGCGAGGACGAACAGGCCTTCGCCGAGCTGAACGCCGCCAACCCGATCTTTGTCGAAGACGCGGCGCGGCTGTTCTGCGAGGCGCTGCAGGACGATGCGCGCATCGGCGATTTCCGCGTGGTGGCCAGCCACCAGGAAAGCCTGCACAGCCACGATGCGGTCTCTGTCCTGACCCAGGGCACGACCTTCGAGGCAGAAAGCATCGACCCGCGGCTTTTCGCCTCGCTTTTCCACGTGGGCTGA